In Bacteroides cellulosilyticus, the genomic stretch GAACACTAACTGGTATAAAAAATAGAAAACAATTGCATTGATTGCAATAGAAAAAAGCATATTTTTGTCTTGCTGATAAATAGCAAACAAAAATATGCTTTTTTTATGAAACGACCGATGTTTATTTCTATCTTCTTTTGTAGCGGATTTGTCTGCGGATTGTTATCTTGTAATAGTAATGAGGATTCACTTCAGAATCGAAAAATCGCATTAGGGAAGCGGATTTTTCAGGATACTACACTTTCTGAACCGGTTGGACAGTCTTGTGCAACTTGTCATACAATAACTAAGGGGTTTGCTGATCGTGAATCTCGCATGGTTTCTGAAGGTGCTGTACGAGGTCTTTATTCTCAACGTAATGCTATGACTGTTTGTTATTCAGCATATGTTCCTCCTTTATCCTTTGATAATGATGAAGGTACTTATGTCGGTGGGCTTTTCTGGGATGGTCGTTCTGTTTCATTGCAAAGCCAAGCTGGTGAACCATTTCTTAATCCTGTGGAAATGGGAAATCCTGACACCTGTTTTGTTGTTGAAAAAATATGCCATGCGCCCTATTATGCAGAATTGATTAAAATCTATGGCAAGACTTCAAACAAAGATTCTCTTTATACTTACATTACAGATGCTCTTGCTGCTTACCAACAATCAGATGAAGTGAATCCTTTTTCTTCGAAATACGATGCTTGGGAAGATGGGAAATATACTTTTACCGATTCGGAATGCCGTGGAATGGAGCTTTTTAAAGATAAAGCCATGTGTGCTGAATGTCATATTCTAGACAAGGATGAACGGGCCGGGCGTGTCCTTTTTACTGACCATACCTATGACAATCTAGGTATTCCTCGTAATCCGGAGAATCCACATCTACGCATACCTGCTGATTATTTTCTGTTGACCCCTGATAGCGTAGATCTTGGTTTAGGAAGTGTTGTTGGTAGAGAAGAGGAAAATGGTAAGTTTCGTGTTCCCACTTTGCGAAATATTGCCTTGACTGCTCCTTATGGGCATAATGGTTACTTTAAGACTCTTGAAGAAATTGTTCACTTTTATAATGTGCGTGATGTTGGTAATGAATTTCCTCCGGCTGAGTATCCTGCTACAATCAATCGTGACGAGCTGGGAAATCTTGGTTTGACTTCTGAAGAAGAGGCTGATCTTATAGCATTCATGAAAACGTTAACAGATGATTTTAAGCCTGTTCAGAAGTAGCTACTACTGTGAATAATGCCGGATAAGTTTAAAATAATGTTATAAAACATACGTTTTTTAATGATTCTGTTTGCGTACACGGAAAAACTTTCTACCTTTGTATCGCAGTTGGGAAACTGCTCATGATTTTGACTTTTAAATAAATTAGTTTTGTAGTTTTCAATAAAGGAATTAGTTAGGTAAAAAGATTAGTTAATAGTTTTTCATAGGCTAAAATTTGGATTAAGAAATTTAGGTAATTAGTTATAGAAAAGGTAAAAAAGAAGATTGTGTTTTTATAGGTAGTAGAATTTTCAGGTAAAAAGAAGATTGATTTTTAGGTAACAAGTTTTAGATGCAGTTGAAAGAAAAGCCTCTATGGCTTTTCTTACAGAGGCGAGAGGTTCGTGAGAGCTTGCTCGTTTTTTTATGTTCCATTATGAAAAATGGGACATTTTATTTTTTTAAGAAATGATGATTATTTCAGCCATTTTTTGTATATTTGTGGCATTATCTACATAAAAAATTAATTTTGGAACAGGTACTGCTTATATTCGATTGGATTTTATACGTATTGTTTGCAATAAATGTATTGTATTTATTGGTTTATAGCCTGGCGTCGCTCCGGCGCCACCCCGATAAACCGGTTCTTGCGAAAGAGCATAAGCGGTTTGCTTTGCTGATAGCTGCGTATAAGGAAGATACTGTTATTATAGATACGGTACAGGCCTGTCTAGCACAGGATTATCCAAGTGATAAATACGATGTAGTCGTGATTTCAGATCACATGCAGCCTTCTACAAACGAAAAACTCCGTGCGTTACCAATTAAGCTGCTTCAGGTGGATTTTGAGAAAAGTACGAATACGAAATCGCTGAAGGCTGCTCTTGAGTATTTGGATAAAGACTCCTATGATGTAGCTTTAATAATAGACGCTGATAATGTCATAAATTCATCCTATCTCGTAGAGTTGAATAATGCTTTTGGCAATCCGGAAGTACAGGTGGTACAGACGCATCGGATCGCAAAGAATTTAAATACAAATATGGCTTATCTGGATGCAATTAGTGAGGAGATAAATAATTCCATATTTCGTCTTGGACATGTGAATCTGGGTATGTCAGCTGCTTTGATAGGTTCCGGTATGGCATTTGAGTACTCTTTATTTTATAAAGCTATGATGAGTAATACTTCGGTTGGAGGTTTTGATCGGGTATTGGAAATGAAGCTGCTTTTCCACCGCGTATTTTTCCACTATTTGCCCGATACGTATGTGCTGGACGAGAAGATACAGAAAACGAAAAATTTTTATCAGCAACGCCGTCGTTGGTTGTCGGCACAGTATTATAGTTTGGGTGAATTTGTACATCATTTGATTCCGGCCATTCGTGACCGAAAATGGGATTTTTGTGATAAACTTTTTCAGCAAGCTTCCTTTTCGCGGGTATTATTGCTGGGATTCACTTTTCTATTTTCCCTTTGTCTTTCTATTTGGTATCCCTCGTTGGCCTGTAAGTGGTGGGTAATTTTCGGGCTGTTGTTGCTGGCATTGGTCGTAGCCATTCCCCGCCGTTTCTGGAGGTGGCGTCTTGTCGAGGCAGTTTGCTTTGTTCCTTATTCATTCTTGCTGATGTTTATAAACTTGTTCCGCTTGAAAGAGGCGAATAAAAGGTTTATCCATACGGAGCATGGGGTGGAAGAATGATGTCTTAGTCTTTTAATCAATAAGATAGAATCATTAGGATATAAAAGTTATTTTTGCAGTACGATACGACATGATGAAACTATACTGTCAAAGAAGTTTCATTACTGTTAGTTTAATGACACACCCATATTCCCAAGTTTGGGTATGTGTATGGATTAGTGGAAAAAAGTTTTTCCTGATTATGAGTGGAGAAGTCATTTGATTCCTTTCTTTCACACGGCTCCTTTACAGCCATTGAGTTTCATCCGGAAATGATAGCAAATGATGAATTGTCCGATGAGCGATTGGTGTCTGTGGTATTTGAAAAACGTAAAAGACTTTGTATATTTTGGATAAAATGAATTGTGGGAATTTTGCAATAGTTATAATAAAATGAATCGTGGTGTTTTGTTGATTTCTATTTTCATTTTATTTTTTTCTTAGAAATTTCTAATGCTTTAAAAGGCATTATCTTTTCTTTGTTCTTAATAAATTGGGGGCGTTATTTATAGAGGGGATTCTACTGGAACTAATAAATGTTACATTATCCCCCCCCGTGAAAGCTCATTTAAAACGTTTAGGAATGGCGTGTTGAAAGAAATATGACTCCAAAAACATTGCATTTTTAATGATGAAAAAGTATCTCCAACTTCAGAGTTGGTAACCAATCGAGACAGTTTTGTATCTCCAACTAAGTGTCCCCAACGGTATCCTCAATTTCCCTTTTAACATTTATGATATCTGCGTATCCTTGTCGCTATTTAGTCCATTCCTGCTCTTGGCGGTGTACAATAGTGGCTTGGTGCAACAATTTGATTTGATTTTGTTTATGAAGCAAAAAACGGTTTTGCATTGAAAATCAGTTGTTTGTTGATAATGCCTCTTCAGAGCTTAATGTACATGACGTTTTATTCCTTTTAAGATATGCTGCCTAAACAGCTGTAATACAAAAGCGGCTTTATGAAATGCCCTTAATTGCTTGTTTCCGGACATTTCACAAAACCGTTTTAGGATTTTTAGGATTGTGCTTTCGATAATTCAGAAACATCGAAGCACGGACACTCTTTCGTCCATTCCATTGGCTCCACCTCTCCATTTCCGTTCACATCCGGGCTCAAATCCCGGTGCCCTACAATTCTCGCCTCCGGATAATCCATTTTCAGTGCCCTCACCAGCACCTGCAGTGAATGCCGTTGCCACTCCGTTCGTGTATCCTTTGCCATCCCGTGGCAGTTCAAGCCACCTTCATAGCAAATTCCAATGCTATGGGCATTATAGCCCTTCGCGTGGGCGCCGACCCTCTCGACCGGGCGTGTGGATCGGATATCACCGTTGCGGCGGACGTAGAAATGATAGCCTGCGCCATCAAAACCACGGAGGCGGTGAGCGGTATCCAGGTCGCACTCGGTAAAGGGGCGGTCCTCGCGAGTGGCGCTGCAATGGATCACAATTAGATCAATTCTTCTCACAGATTCATCGCGTTTGCGCTAAAAGCGCCTATTACGGCCGAAGCCACTGCGATGATTACTTTCAGAATCTTGTCCCAAGTCGTTTTTTTCATATTGATAGGTGATTAATGCGAAGCAGGATCCTGCTTCGCATGATTAATAATTAGTTATTAGCGGGCTGCGCAGCCTTTAATTTTTAAAGCCGAAGGCTTTAGGCCTTACCCCAGCGGATTTTCATCCAGGCCGCCGCCTTCGCCGCTGCCACCGGAAGAAGAACCGCCGCCGCCGTTACCGGACGAGCTGCTATCTTCCGACACCAGTTCGAAGACGATGTTGTTCGGTCCCCCCTTGGTGGTCGCAACGCTGTCGTTCGCCAGTCGCAGGGTGTTGGCCACTTTGAAGCGAATGTTGACACGTTCGATATTCTTCACCGTACAATCCTTAGCCGCGTCGGTGGCACGGCATTTGAAGGTGGTGTGGAAAATTCCGAAGCCGTCCAGGCGGACGCTGTTACCGTCGGTCATCGCTTGGCGCATTTGGCGCACGATGGCTTTACCTACGTGTACCACATCCTCGGCCGACATTCCGCCCAGGGCCTCGATGTCCTGTGCGATACGTTGCAGGTCGAACATTTTGGCATCTTTCGGTTTACGCTTCAGGGTGTAAACCATAGGAGATGTTTTATCTCCGATTTTCTTGTGACGCTGTGTGCGTACTACTAATGCATTTGCCATTATTTTACAAATAATTTAGAGTGAATAAATGGTGAATTATTTCATAACCTTTTCGGTAGTAAGGAAGACACCTTTCTTCCGGTTGGGTGAAACAAAGATACGGCATGCCACCGGTGTGTATGGAGGTTCAGAGAGTTTCGCGGAGGTTTGCGGAGGAAAAAAGAGCTTTTCGGAGGATAAACGTTGGGAAATACGGGTAGACGGTGCGAAACTGTGTGAAAAAGGTGGAAAATGATAGTGGAGAATAGGTGGGATTACGAAGGGCGGAAAAAGGAAAGGGAGCCCTAAGGCTCCCCTAAAACATTGACTATCAAACGTACTTGGGCAGGTGTGTAGCACCTGTCGGTGCGGCTCAGTCCTGTTTCCTGCAGGCGCTGCTCCAGCCCGGGAGCTTTTCGTATCCACGTGTTGAAGCGGTTGACGGCTGTCTGCTGGGCTACTCCGCGGATGTAGCACATGGCCAATTCGCCTTTCCCGTAGCAGCGTATCACAAAGCAGATTTCTAAAATGGAATCATCAGTTTTTTGCATATTCAAAAATGAATGTTTTGTTGCTTATATTGGATGCCTTTAATTATATGCAAATGTACTGAAAATTAATCAAATAAGCAACCTTGTTCCGAAGTATTTTCAAGCCAATTTTCATTGTCGAACACCGTGTTTATCGGTCCCGGTCTGTCACCGTCCGGTCCATGCACGATGGCTTCTTCGCAGGGCCAGTAGCGCCCGTTGATGCGGTTGTAGACGAATTTGGCGTTGGTGTGGGCGCTACCCAAATGCTTGAACCGGACTTTGTCGATGTGGACGGTGACGATTTCCTTATCGTCGTTGCGATCTACGATAAGACAGTAGTCGGCCATGTTACCGAAGTTGGCGGAACCGTTGATGTCGTTCATCTCTGCACGTCGCCGTTCGCCGTTGGTGGTGTTGCGGTTCACCTTGCGCGGATGCGCCACGAGGATAACGAGGCACTTGTGTTGCTGGGCGAATCGGCTCAGCTTGTTCAGCAGCGAGGTGATGTATTGCAGTTCCGTTTGTCCCGGTTCCAGTTGCTGGTCAATGCGGTTTAGCGGATCTATGACAAAGATGCGCATCCCGCGGCGACGCACCAGTTGGCGGGCTTTCTCAAGGATGCAGTCCACGGTGTAGCTTCCCGTGTCCGGTAAGATGTGCGTCACGTTGTCCGTCAGCCAGCGCACCACCCGGTTGTAGAGGACTTCCGTCATACCCGCTCCGGGGCGGAACGGATGTCCGGTCAGCTTTTCGGAGAGCTTGGCCAGGTGGTATTCCATGGGCATGTTTTCGGGACTGAAGTAGCCGATTTTCCACCCGTGCCTCAAGCAGAGGCGTAGGACGAGTTCATCGATGAATTCTGACTTTCCATCGCCGGGAAAGCCGCTCGTCACCACGAAACGCCCGGTTTCGAAAGTGCAATTCGCATCCAGATTGTCCCAGCCCGTTTCAGCGCCCCGTTGAAGGCCGTTTTCGAAGAGTGTGCGGAAGGCATCTTGGCGGTCTTCGGTGGTGAAGACGCCTTCCAGCGGGATTTCTTCGGCCTGCGCTAAGGTGATGAGCAGACTTTCGGCTCCGTAGCGGACGAGATGCTCGTTAGCATCCTTGCATTCCGGCCCGAAGCGTACCAGACGGCAGCGTTCGGCTCCGAGGCGCCGCACGAGTTCCCGTTGCAGCAGCCGGCCGGAGTTGTCCTCGTCTGTGGCGATGTAGATGAGTTGCTTCGGCTCGAAGTGCGTATCCACAAAGCGATCCATCCAGGTGAGGTTGTTCTGCGCGCCGGCGGGCACGGAGATCACGTCCTTTCGTCCGGCGCTCATGAAGGCGGCGGCGTCGAATTCGCCCTCGGTGATGATGCATTCCGGAGTGTCCAGTATGGCGTCAATGTTGTAGGGGATCAGCTCGGCGCCTTTCACCATCATGAAGTGTTTGCGGCCGCTGCGGTACTTGGTGTTGATGAGTGTACCGTTTTCGAAATAGTTGAAGCAGAGGCAGTTTTCCAGTTCGTGGCTTTCGGGCAGCATGATGCATTCTTCGGTGATGCGCAGTTCGGCCAGCAGGTGTTGTGCCAAGCAGCGTTCCTGTGTCCAGTACCGTTCCAGGTTCTCGCTGAGCTTTGCCTTGGCGGCGTCGAAGACGGGGCGGCGGAAATGGGAGGGGAGCTTGCTGGCACGGTTGTATTTTTCTTTTAGCTGTTGCCGTTCCCGCTCTTCGGCATCATCGGGCACGTAGAACTTGTGACCGCAGTGATGACAGTAGCATAAACCCTTGTCCAGATCGATGGAGAACGATTTGTTGCCTTTGTGTCCGCGGGTGGCGTTACACTCCGGACAAATGGTTTTGATTTTGCCGCTGGTGCGACCGAGGGTGTCGATTCCGTACTTATGAAAATTTCTCATATTTCGTTGAATTGTTTAAAATTATTTTTGGAAAATCATTTGTAAAGTCGTTTGGAAATGCCACACTTCAGTGTCTCGAATGCCGCACTTCGTGGGGGCAAATGCCACACTTGGATGAGCGTGATCTGTGGCATTTGCTTTGTTCAGCTGTGGCATTTGCCTTGTTCAACTGTGGCGTTTGCTTTGTTCAACTGTGGCATTTGCGAGCTCCATGAGCGTGTGGCTTCATTCCAGAAAGCGGTGGCGTCCGGTCGGGGAGGGGCATTGTCGGGAATAGTGCAGCCCAGATAGGTGCGTCGGCCGTCGATGCGCTGTTCATAGCGGTAGGGGTCGGGCGGGGCAGCAGACTTCTGCTTGGCATCGAGTGCCAGGAGGGTTGCGTACAGGGCTTGCGAAGTGCGTTGCCCGCAGCTTGTATAGTTCACGAAGTAGCGGCGCGCATCGCTTTCGGTCAGCATGTCGTGCCATTTGTCGTAGACTTCGATATGCTGCTTGAAGCAGTCCACGGCCGCCTTGATGTGGCGCATCAGCAGTTCTCCGTAGCCGCTGTGCATGCAGGTCAATTCAAGCCAAGGAGTTCTTTCCGCCAGTCCGTCCACCAATTCCCGCCAGGGACGTATGGGACGCAGCGGTGCTTGCGGCCGGCCGAAGTCGTCGCAGACGGTAAGTGTATTCGGAGAATTATTGGCATCATTATCAGCATCAGCAGTAGTTTCTTTTTCTTTTGCTGCTGCTGTTATTATATCTTTTATATTCTCTTTAAATACTTTGCAGGCTATTTCTTCAACGGTGCTGTTTTTTAGTATGTTACCTTGATTTTTGACCTGGCTTTCCAGATCCAGCTCTGACGTTTTTTGCCGATTTTCATCATTTTTTGCATCGGAACCGGCGTTTTCTCCAGCATTTTTTGCCGTTTCTTTTTCTTTCTTCTTCACCGGATTCAGTTCTTCGGGACTGAAAAAGCCGTCTTCTTCAAGATTGAAAAGTTGGAATTCGTAGATGATTTTCTTCAGGTAGTTGAGCGGCATCTTTTTGCTCTTGCAGTAAGGGCGCAGATATTCCAGTTTTGCTCTGGGGGCAGGCAGTATGGAGAGTTTCTCGATGATGATCCAGTAGGCTCCGGTTCCTCTGGGGCCTTCCTTGTCGAACAGATCTTGCATTCGTGGGTCGTGCATGGCCATGAGCGGGTGTTGCAGGTAAAAATTTCTTTTCATTACAATTGTTTTAATTTGATTAATCACTTGTGGGAAAATGTTGCGTAAGGCGGAGTAGCCTGTTGTGGCGACGGCGTTTTTTCGTAGCGTTTTCTCTTGACGGCGTCAAAGATAAGCATAGCCCAAAGCTCCGGAATGTACGGTCTGTCCACTACTTGTCCGTGTCAGAATAGCTTCGGGACAAGGTCTAGTGGGCCTAGACCGTACATTTGGAATAAATAGTTACGCTTTGTTAAAATTAAGACTTATTACGAATTGGGGGAGCCCTGACACCGAAGAGCACATTACGGTTGTTACATGCAATCATCTGGCGGTCATTTTTTTAGCTTCTTTTTGCCCGGGGTCTGGCTGTATCTGTGAGTGACCTCGCGAATGTGTCCCAGTGCTAGTTTCAGGCGTATGCTGATATTGCCTTTGCCTTCAAACAGATCCTTCACGCCTTGGGCGAAAAGTTCCAGTACGATAAATTCCAGTTTTACATGGTTTGTTTCGATCAGAATGTTGAAGATTTCTACATGATCTCCGTTAGTAACGGATAGTTCAAATGTTTTTTTTCATGATTTTTGTATTAATAAAATAAATGGCGGCAAAGGTAAAAATACCCAGAGAGGGAGTTTGGTAATTTTTGGGATATAATTGGTGTTTATTGTTTTGATGAAAGAAATCCGCGGAAGGTGCCTCGGATAACGGCCACTGCCAACCGAAATTTTCCGTGTAGCAGATATACCATTGACTTTTTAGGCGCAGCAATGAGAGAGATGTATAGGCAGGACAGGATTTTTTCGCCGCCCGGTATGTTTCGACGGGCGTACAGGATACGGGCGCGTGAGAGATAGAATTCTCTTAAGGGGGTTCCTTTCTTGGCTGTCATGCTTTCCTTGTGGTAGACCACGGCTTCGGGTTCGTACCATAATTTATACCCGGCCCGGTGTAGCTGTGCCGACCAGTCAAATTCTTCGTAAAACAGAAAGTAGATTTCTGTCATTGTGCCTGCTTGTTGCAGGGCGTCACGACGTACCATCATGGCGGCGCCATGCAGGGAGGCGGTTTCGCATGCTATCCGGTAGCTGGGCTGGTCTTTTTCGTTGAAGCCGATGGCGGCATTGCGCAGCGTGATGCGTGAAAATGGGGTGAAGCCGGCGTATTGTAGTGTGTCGGGTGCATAGCTGTATTTTAGCATGGGCGATACGCCGCCGTTTTTGGGGTCTGCTTCTAGCCGGTGGATCAATGTTTCCAGTATAGGCTCTTTGATGATCGTGTCATTATTGAGGAAAAACAGATAATTGCCTTCAGCTACTGTCAGTCCAGCGTTGTTGCCTCCGGCAAACCCAGTATTGGTGTTTTGTACGACTTTTACTTCGGGGTAGCGCAGCTTGATTTCATCGGCTTCGGGCATGCGGGAGCCGTTGTCCACTACGATGATTTCATAGGGATGGGTTTCGTGCTTGCGGAATGAGGCGATCATTTCGCAGGTGTCGGCAAGGCCGTTGTAGTTGACGGTGATGATGGAAACGAGGGGAGATATGTGGCTTTCCATTTTCTTTCTTTTCATTGATTATCTGCAAAGATAAGTTTTCTCTGCTGATTTATTCTCATGAATGATAATATATGCAAAAAAAATAGTTTCTTTGTGCTATAAAATACAAGAAGTATTATATTAATATGAAAAAAATAAGGATAGCCTATTGTATTCCTGCACTTTATTATCCTAGCGGCATGGAGCGTGTTCTTATATTGAAGGCCAATTATCTGGCGTGTCATGGATATGAAGTTCACATCATATTGACTGATGGAGGAGACAAGCCGCCTTATTTTCCGCTGGACCCTTCTGTCAGGCTGCATCAGTTGGACATAGATTTTGAAGAGCCATACCGTTATGTGTTTCCTCTCCGTGTGTGGCTCTACCGGGTGCGTATGCGAATACTGAAGAAAAAGCTGAACGAATGTCTTTGCGCCTTGAAACCTGATATCACGGTGTCGCTGTTGCGACGCGATATCAATGTCATCAACCGAATGACTGATGGTAGTCTGAAAATGGGTGAAATACACTTTGACCGTATGCACTACCGCAATTTTAATGTATCCTGGTTACCTTCGCGGCTCAATGCCTGTATTGAACGCCGTTGGATGAATTCTCTGATACAAGAATTACGTCAACTTTCCAAATTTGTAGTGTTGACCCATGAAGATGCTGCTTTCTGGCCTGAATTGCAGAATGTCCACGTTATTCCAAATCCCGTTCCCTTTTTTCCCGACACGGTTTCCGATTGCTCCAACAAGCAGGTCATTGTCATGGGGCGCTATGTTGCGCAAAAAGGCTTCGATCGCTTGATATCCGCATGGCGCATGGTGGTGGACAGGCATCCCGACTGGACGTTGCGCATTTATGGCGATGGGCATCTGCGTGAGCGGCTACAGCTACAAGTGGAAGATCTGAAGTTGACGGACAGCTGTTTTCTGGAACGTTCCATTTCTGACGTGGTCTCTAAGTTCTGTGAAAGTTCCATATCCGTATTGAGTTCACGTTTCGAAGGTTTTGGGTTGGTTATTGTAGAAGCGATGTCCTGTGGGATTCCGGTGGTCGCATATACTTGCCATTGCGGACCGCGCGATATCATTACCGACGGAAAAGACGGGATTCTAGTGTCCGAAGGAGATATTGCCGGTCTTGCCGAAGGCATCAGTCGACTGATCGAGGATGAAGAGTTGCGCCGCAAGATGGGAAAAGAGGCCCGTCGGAGGGCTGCGGACTACCGGATGGAGGTGATAGGTGCGCAGTGGATTGAATTGTTTGAATCATTATTGTCTCGTCCGGTGCAGGATGAAGGTAATTAATAAAGTTTAGTTTATGAGTTGGTACAGTCGTTATTTGCAAGTTTATGAGAAAAATTTCGATGAAGTGGCTTTTGCCGGGATTATATCGGAAATACGTTCTAACTTGAAGAAGCTCCAGAGTGACGCACCTTTGGTTACGGTCTCTATCATTGCATACAATGAAGAGAAGCACTTGCTGGCCTGCTTGTGGGCGCTGAGTGAGATGAGAACTCGCTATCCCATTGAAATTATCGGGGTAAATAACGATTCTCAAGATCGCACGGCCGATGTGTACCGTGCTGTCGGTTTGCCTTTTTATACCGAAATGCAGCACAGTTGTGGCCATGCTCGCCTCTGCGGACTGATGAAGGCGCGTGGCAAGTATCATGTAAATATTGATGCGGATACGCTTTATCCTCCCTCCTATGTGGACGCTATGATCGATGTCATGGAGAAGCGTGCGGATGTGATGGGAGTCAGTGCCACATGGG encodes the following:
- a CDS encoding cytochrome-c peroxidase, encoding MKRPMFISIFFCSGFVCGLLSCNSNEDSLQNRKIALGKRIFQDTTLSEPVGQSCATCHTITKGFADRESRMVSEGAVRGLYSQRNAMTVCYSAYVPPLSFDNDEGTYVGGLFWDGRSVSLQSQAGEPFLNPVEMGNPDTCFVVEKICHAPYYAELIKIYGKTSNKDSLYTYITDALAAYQQSDEVNPFSSKYDAWEDGKYTFTDSECRGMELFKDKAMCAECHILDKDERAGRVLFTDHTYDNLGIPRNPENPHLRIPADYFLLTPDSVDLGLGSVVGREEENGKFRVPTLRNIALTAPYGHNGYFKTLEEIVHFYNVRDVGNEFPPAEYPATINRDELGNLGLTSEEEADLIAFMKTLTDDFKPVQK
- a CDS encoding glycosyltransferase, coding for MEQVLLIFDWILYVLFAINVLYLLVYSLASLRRHPDKPVLAKEHKRFALLIAAYKEDTVIIDTVQACLAQDYPSDKYDVVVISDHMQPSTNEKLRALPIKLLQVDFEKSTNTKSLKAALEYLDKDSYDVALIIDADNVINSSYLVELNNAFGNPEVQVVQTHRIAKNLNTNMAYLDAISEEINNSIFRLGHVNLGMSAALIGSGMAFEYSLFYKAMMSNTSVGGFDRVLEMKLLFHRVFFHYLPDTYVLDEKIQKTKNFYQQRRRWLSAQYYSLGEFVHHLIPAIRDRKWDFCDKLFQQASFSRVLLLGFTFLFSLCLSIWYPSLACKWWVIFGLLLLALVVAIPRRFWRWRLVEAVCFVPYSFLLMFINLFRLKEANKRFIHTEHGVEE
- a CDS encoding N-acetylmuramoyl-L-alanine amidase, with the protein product MRRIDLIVIHCSATREDRPFTECDLDTAHRLRGFDGAGYHFYVRRNGDIRSTRPVERVGAHAKGYNAHSIGICYEGGLNCHGMAKDTRTEWQRHSLQVLVRALKMDYPEARIVGHRDLSPDVNGNGEVEPMEWTKECPCFDVSELSKAQS
- a CDS encoding smalltalk protein, which encodes MKKTTWDKILKVIIAVASAVIGAFSANAMNL
- a CDS encoding HU family DNA-binding protein produces the protein MANALVVRTQRHKKIGDKTSPMVYTLKRKPKDAKMFDLQRIAQDIEALGGMSAEDVVHVGKAIVRQMRQAMTDGNSVRLDGFGIFHTTFKCRATDAAKDCTVKNIERVNIRFKVANTLRLANDSVATTKGGPNNIVFELVSEDSSSSGNGGGGSSSGGSGEGGGLDENPLG
- a CDS encoding DUF4248 domain-containing protein: MQKTDDSILEICFVIRCYGKGELAMCYIRGVAQQTAVNRFNTWIRKAPGLEQRLQETGLSRTDRCYTPAQVRLIVNVLGEP
- a CDS encoding bifunctional DNA primase/helicase — its product is MRNFHKYGIDTLGRTSGKIKTICPECNATRGHKGNKSFSIDLDKGLCYCHHCGHKFYVPDDAEERERQQLKEKYNRASKLPSHFRRPVFDAAKAKLSENLERYWTQERCLAQHLLAELRITEECIMLPESHELENCLCFNYFENGTLINTKYRSGRKHFMMVKGAELIPYNIDAILDTPECIITEGEFDAAAFMSAGRKDVISVPAGAQNNLTWMDRFVDTHFEPKQLIYIATDEDNSGRLLQRELVRRLGAERCRLVRFGPECKDANEHLVRYGAESLLITLAQAEEIPLEGVFTTEDRQDAFRTLFENGLQRGAETGWDNLDANCTFETGRFVVTSGFPGDGKSEFIDELVLRLCLRHGWKIGYFSPENMPMEYHLAKLSEKLTGHPFRPGAGMTEVLYNRVVRWLTDNVTHILPDTGSYTVDCILEKARQLVRRRGMRIFVIDPLNRIDQQLEPGQTELQYITSLLNKLSRFAQQHKCLVILVAHPRKVNRNTTNGERRRAEMNDINGSANFGNMADYCLIVDRNDDKEIVTVHIDKVRFKHLGSAHTNAKFVYNRINGRYWPCEEAIVHGPDGDRPGPINTVFDNENWLENTSEQGCLFD
- a CDS encoding DUF4373 domain-containing protein; translated protein: MKRNFYLQHPLMAMHDPRMQDLFDKEGPRGTGAYWIIIEKLSILPAPRAKLEYLRPYCKSKKMPLNYLKKIIYEFQLFNLEEDGFFSPEELNPVKKKEKETAKNAGENAGSDAKNDENRQKTSELDLESQVKNQGNILKNSTVEEIACKVFKENIKDIITAAAKEKETTADADNDANNSPNTLTVCDDFGRPQAPLRPIRPWRELVDGLAERTPWLELTCMHSGYGELLMRHIKAAVDCFKQHIEVYDKWHDMLTESDARRYFVNYTSCGQRTSQALYATLLALDAKQKSAAPPDPYRYEQRIDGRRTYLGCTIPDNAPPRPDATAFWNEATRSWSSQMPQLNKANATVEQGKCHS
- a CDS encoding glycosyltransferase family 2 protein, with amino-acid sequence MKRKKMESHISPLVSIITVNYNGLADTCEMIASFRKHETHPYEIIVVDNGSRMPEADEIKLRYPEVKVVQNTNTGFAGGNNAGLTVAEGNYLFFLNNDTIIKEPILETLIHRLEADPKNGGVSPMLKYSYAPDTLQYAGFTPFSRITLRNAAIGFNEKDQPSYRIACETASLHGAAMMVRRDALQQAGTMTEIYFLFYEEFDWSAQLHRAGYKLWYEPEAVVYHKESMTAKKGTPLREFYLSRARILYARRNIPGGEKILSCLYISLIAAPKKSMVYLLHGKFRLAVAVIRGTFRGFLSSKQ
- a CDS encoding glycosyltransferase family 4 protein yields the protein MKKIRIAYCIPALYYPSGMERVLILKANYLACHGYEVHIILTDGGDKPPYFPLDPSVRLHQLDIDFEEPYRYVFPLRVWLYRVRMRILKKKLNECLCALKPDITVSLLRRDINVINRMTDGSLKMGEIHFDRMHYRNFNVSWLPSRLNACIERRWMNSLIQELRQLSKFVVLTHEDAAFWPELQNVHVIPNPVPFFPDTVSDCSNKQVIVMGRYVAQKGFDRLISAWRMVVDRHPDWTLRIYGDGHLRERLQLQVEDLKLTDSCFLERSISDVVSKFCESSISVLSSRFEGFGLVIVEAMSCGIPVVAYTCHCGPRDIITDGKDGILVSEGDIAGLAEGISRLIEDEELRRKMGKEARRRAADYRMEVIGAQWIELFESLLSRPVQDEGN
- a CDS encoding glycosyltransferase family 2 protein, whose protein sequence is MSWYSRYLQVYEKNFDEVAFAGIISEIRSNLKKLQSDAPLVTVSIIAYNEEKHLLACLWALSEMRTRYPIEIIGVNNDSQDRTADVYRAVGLPFYTEMQHSCGHARLCGLMKARGKYHVNIDADTLYPPSYVDAMIDVMEKRADVMGVSATWGYYPDGQHSRTGLYFYTLFRDCYLWLQSFKRPELSVRGLVFAYRTEEARKVGIRTHIIRGEDGALAFGLREYGRIAFLRNSKVRAVTGYGTVGGGSLFGSFQSRVLQAFKKIKHVFTSAEEYKDEESNLIK